Part of the Pirellulales bacterium genome is shown below.
GAAGCAAAAAACGAGACTCTATTAAAAAATTGCATAAAACCGTTTGGAATAACAATACGTGGAATGTGTGCGAAGGAGAATTGAGACGAGGTCGTGGACGACCAACAAATAATTTATTCGAAATCATGGCTGAAAAAATTCCGTTCGAAGCAATCGATGCAGTTTCGAAGGACTTGAAAAAGAACGACAAATCACATAATGGGGTTTATGTCGCACACGACTCGATGGGATATGCACGGTATATAGGCCGCGGGGATGTATTCACACGATTAAAATCTCGCAAGACAGCACATAATCTTGAATTGCAATATTTCTCGTTTTACATCGTGGCAGATAAGAAACATGAGCGAGAGATCGAGACGCTCCTTATTCGTGCTGGCGGCCCCCATCTCCATTTCAACGAACGAAAGAAACGAGATGATATTCAGCCGGGCAATGTAAAAGATTTTGAGGCAGGAACACACTTCTATGAACGGCAATACAAGCGGGGCCGACCGAAGAGGAAAAAAAGAGGCAGACCCAAAAATCGCAAATGACTTTGGCCGATTTTCACTACTGGCTTGTTCAGTAGTGAGCGTAAACATCGAGGCGCAATAGCTAACGGCTCGTAAGGAATCTCAGCTTGTCGTCGGGCAGTTCAAGAAACTAGTCGCTCCAGAACCACACATGCAGCCGCGGATTAGCATCATCACGCTGGGTGTGAAAAATTTGGAAGCGTCGCTGCGGTTTTATCGCGATGGGTTGGGCTTTCCCACCACGCGAAAGGCCGAGGAAGGGATTGTGTTTTTCCAAACCGGCGGCGTTTGCTTGGCGCTATATCCATACGAAAAATTGGCCGAGGATGTCTCGCCGGAATTTGTCGCCGCAGCGCACAAAACTTCTCTCGCTGCCACCCCCAAAAAATTCCCCGGCATCACACTGGCCCACAACGTGCGTGAGAAGCACGAAGTGGACAAAGTGCTCCAGCTCGCCCAACAGGCGGGCGCGAAAATCGAAAAACCGGCGGCTGACACTTTTTGGGGCGGCTACAGCGGATACTTTTCCGATCCTGACGGTTACCTGTGGGAAGTCGCCTGGGGCGCTTTCGACTTTAACGCCGACGGTAGTTTGTTCGTCACGTGAAGCTGTCCGCAGTTAGTGGAGTTCCACT
Proteins encoded:
- a CDS encoding VOC family protein, giving the protein MQPRISIITLGVKNLEASLRFYRDGLGFPTTRKAEEGIVFFQTGGVCLALYPYEKLAEDVSPEFVAAAHKTSLAATPKKFPGITLAHNVREKHEVDKVLQLAQQAGAKIEKPAADTFWGGYSGYFSDPDGYLWEVAWGAFDFNADGSLFVT